The genomic window CGACACACCCATTCTATGAAGATATCTCTGAAAGTACAACAAATGTGTAACTATTGTTGAGTCTCAAATTGTGGATGCTCTAAACTCTGAGGGCGTTCAGGCAAACCGTCGTCAATCATTAAAGGTTGACTTAGTTAGTCTCGATGCTAAACAGAAAGCACTTAAGAAGGAATTGGAGCAACTAGGTATACAAAAAGAGCTCATTCATAACTCAATCTTGGAGATCGATGAGATAATAGCTAATAAATAGAATGATGTTTCTTGCTTGAAGAAAGAACACGTTATTATTGCCCAAACCCTTGTGCTTACTGATGTCGATGTCAAGACTTTAAAGACACCTCAAGAAGCCTTAAGGACTCAACGTAATGCGCTTGCATGTTTGGTGTGGATGTGACCATTGTacctttttacttagttttagctctcattcttttccttcattcatttttttttattaagatgtGATAAAGTCTAACATTTGTTAGCCAAGTTTATTTACTAATAAAactgagactttttttttttttttttgggtagtgACTGGACTCGGGTGGTTTCCCTGAGTTGCCTACATACCCTTTAAAGAGAATGGATCAAGTCAAATgtagttccattttttttaatgctctAACTTTTGTCAAGactaaaagaaagatttaattTTGCGAGCATATGTCCTAACTTTTGCCTAAGATGtctttttcagatttttaacttagaggactttttttttttgttcgtCGTACACAATTTATGCTCATGTGGGCCAGAAGCGCCACTTGTCTTGAGTTtgattgaagggtgataaattcATGTCTTTGGAAAAAAGTTTAATCGAGAGTCAAAGATGACTTATTCTCAACTAAACTTGTGAAGACCTTTCTTAAGcattttggagaacaaaagaAATCCTTTGAATTcgtcttgattttctttagccTTAAAAgtggatgaatgacacttttgtattgtgtttgatattcttccaTGAGCTTGTTGAAGACTATGCCATGCTTGGACTTGATTTTAATCCAAGGGTGTTAACACGTGTTCTTAGagtaaaatttaattaaggGTTAATGATGACTTGATCTCAAGTAAacttatcaataattttttcaagtgttttgaaaaacccaaccTTGTTTTCTTTAGCTTTGAAGGTAGATGAATGACACTCTTgtttgtgtttgatattctttCACAAGCTTGTTGAAGAATGTTTGGAGTTTAATCTTGACTTTTGAAGCTTCATTTTTGGATTTAGCTTTGGGTTGCATCTTCCTTTTGAGAATGTCTCATgctgaaagaaaaagaacactTGTATTTAAAGAAGTTGGAGATTTTAGTTTAGAATATCTGAATTTGACTTCTTTAAGACAAAGAGTTTGTTCCTCAGTTTAAGAAGTTTGccaagaaatatatatatttttttttgttactacaGTTTAAGCTCTTGTAGGATATGAGCAATATGCAATTTAGACTCATGCTTTAAGGAGCATCACTGAAGTGCTGaggtttgaaaacaattatggTAAAATTTGATGTCACACTCTCTTCATCGTCACTGGTGAAGGTGATGGCTGCACAACATGTCTCATAATTGTGACCTTTGTCTTCAAATCGTTTTGccttctttatttttgtggcaTAGAGTGTTTGGTTCTTAAGTACTTGAATCAATGCAATTCGTGTTCCCTCAGGAAGTTGTAGCATTTCATGGATATTGAAGAGCGAGGGTAAGCACTGTAGGTTTGATACTACGTTATCTCTTCCTTGGTTTTGCTCGACTTTGTACCAAGAGCactttcttcatcttcacttggTTCATCTTCTTCTGAAGTCTCATGATAAGAGACCATATGAGTTGATGTCATCACCCTTCCATCGAAGAACTCTGGAGGGAAGTATTTTCCTAAGGTGACAGGGGTGATGAGCTTCTGTACAAAGAGGTCATCAACCTGTAcaatcttttgttttcttttgggtttttttttttcgaatatCGACGAATATTTTGCTTATGTTGTTCTTTTGGGTAGGGATGAGATTCTTGTTTCTTGTGAGGTCTTCTTCATGTCACCAATGTCCAATCTTCTTCACTATATGACATTGATTCATTATCAGAGCAAAAGTGAAGAAGGTGTCCCGGTATGACACTTGTGTTTGCTTTAGTTTCGATGACTTGCATTGGATAGTACCGACGCATGCCCCTAGTGTCTTAGGTGGAACATGTAATGAAACAGGATCGAAGGACCCAAATGTGATTGTCGCATGATTTGACTCTACTACTTCATCCAGATCCGATGAATTCTTCCTTACTTTGCAAGTTCCATTATGAGATCTTTTAATATGAAACATTTCTCCACCAGGTGACTGATGATTCGATGGTAATGACAATAGTTTGGATCATTAACATGACCCATTTTTTTTGGATGCTTACACTTAGGTGGCACAATAACCTTTTTCTAGAGTAGGTCTTCCAACATGCTAGGCACATCAAAGttaggaaaatgatatttcttcTCCTCTAATTCTTTCAAGGTGAATCGACACCTCTCATTTTCCTAGGTTGGTGCAGCCTCTTTTACTTCTTTTTATCTCGTGTTGAGATTTTGATAGGAGTAGTATTTACCATCATTAACTCTAAAATGGTTTTATTGAAGTTTTATCACTTGTTTTCCCATTGTGTTTCTCTCTTTGCCAGTTAATGATAAGGTCCTTTTTACCACCATGGTTGGTTATGCTGAGCTCCATGTCATGTGCTCGAGTAGCCAACTCTTCAAAAATGTGAGGTCGTATCCCTTGGAGGATGTGTAGAAGACCTTAATGCATTCCTTGTATGCACATTTCCACATCTGACACCTCAGATAATCTATCTTTGTAGTCCAGGCTTAAGGAACGCCAACAATTGATGTAGTCTACAACCAGCTTATCTTTCCATTGCTTAGTATTAGTGAGTTCCATCATGCTTATAGTTCATCAAATGTTATAGAAACGGTTGAGGAATTCACGTTCTATTTGGTCCCAACTATCGATACACTCAGATGCAAGGTCTATGTACCAATCAAAAACATTTCCTTAGAGAGAACGGACGAATTGTTTGACTAACAAGTCACCATTTGTACCTGCATTGTTACAAGTTTCAATGAAATGGACAATATGTTTTTTTGGATTTCCTTTCCCGTCAAATGATTGAAACTTTGGAGGTTGATAACCCACAGACATGCGTAGATGCTCAATCCTCTTAGTGTAAGGTTTAGAGTACATGAGCGTACTCTGTGAGGGTCCACCGTAGTGCACTCTAATGGTGTTAGTTATCATGTCATAAAGTTGTTGGATAGATAATGACACCACTGAGGTAGATTTTGTCGTTTGTATCCTGACTTGCACTGTGCTATACGCATGTGGTGAACATTGAGAGGAGATGCAACATTCAGAAGGTGGTTAAGTCCTTGACTTGACTCACCCATATTTTGTACTTGTGCTTCAACCTTGTTTATGAGGAAAACTATTTGCATATCTTTCTCCTTGACCATCTTGGTGAGTTTGGGGATGGCACAAGTCATCTTTGTTAATTGTTCCTCTATGGATGTAGTGTCGATTGTTATTTCCGGCATAGTCATCGAGAAGGGAGAAGTAAAAAAGTCGAAACGATtgtagttttccttttttgacTTTCCAATTGGCGATCCTGAGTGTGAGTCGGTGCTAAAGTTGGCATCAGTAACAAAACAAGAAGATTTATCCCCCAAAGTCCTTTAATGCTGAAGGGAGTTTTCCCCTACTACGAGGACTATGGCTCTTCGCCCCTAAAGAGGCCAAAGTGATGAATGGTTGGTGCTCATCACGTGTTCTTACTAGTTTTAGCAAACAAGCAGACtcacttgtttgttttgttgagagtgaagatgttgattttgctttgctACGAGTCATGGGGCCCGTAGCGGTATTGTGTGTCGATTGCACAATGACGATCTTGTCATTGCCCTTGTTGACATGCACAACTCGAGTTCTTTTGGATACCACCAACGTAGTAGTGATCAATCTTCTAACAAAAGAGATGAGAGGTAGAGATGTCCCATTGGGCATGCCAGAAATTTGTACGCACAAATTTCGTAAATGGTCCtacaaaattagcaaaacaaataggaaaataatgggaacaaaatatttattgaaattaaaaatattatgggtacaatctcaaatataatattctttacaaaagaatattttccctctgattgtttttctttgaccACAACTTGAAGAACGACGatgatgttttcttgatttcgaaGATGAATCGAGGGCCACAAATGGCTTATTCCCGAATGAACTCGTTGAATGGCGAAGAACACATGTAACAATTCTTTTGTCGTTTATCGAACTTGCAGATAgatttgatgaaactttttcttttgttgtgaagcCTCTTTTCCCGTACGAAGTcgcctttggattttctccctAAGACTTTCCTTTCTGGATTTTTTCTGATTTATGGATTTCTTTGAATTTCTCCCCCCCTTCTTAAAAGaagacacctctatttataggtgaagatagggaatttgaatttcaaattcccaaattttattTGCTTAATTTAAGGGATTTAGTTCAttgattttaacaatttttcttaTCCCGAGAGAttagtttctttttggttttttattttttatttttttttatttttttaaggaaacttATCCATTAGAggatatctatttttttttattcattttgaaggctaaattagtggtaatttaatccactaaatTTTTTGTCTACAAGGAGAATTAGAGATGAATTTGCTATGTGAAATAAAAGTATTGTTAAAACTTTAATCAATTGAGAGGAATAAGGATAGCTTAATAAAAGAGAGCATATACTCATTAATTGAGAAATAGTTATAAGGGATCATAATACTATCCAAATATGTCTCTCTTAACAACCCCTATAAATAGGGTGTCTCCTTAGTATTTAAAACAACATTAGAGGTTGTCTTGAGATAgataaaactcaaaaaaaaaaattgcttctaattaataagaaagaaaaataattaccaaccaaacaaaatacactaatatatttcaattttagttttttgaacTTAAGTTCCATTTCTCCTCACCTTAATTCAACAATTCAAATGGAATTATAAAGTTTAATGGTACAAATATGAAGTTGGGTAGAGTGGGTACCATgacattttgtttgaaaatgttttctaaaatatgtaacttataaattttatatcttcaAATATCAAGCATGTCAATCCATGATCATTATTAATTATGGTGCCTTTTTATACGGCCAATCcaacatataaatatttgaagaaaaaatgttttcttggtGTGCATGAATAATATTCCACATGTTATTGCATTTTTCATCTTacccttttttaaaataaatcatttttttttttaactccacattgTTTGTTGTTTCGTACGTGTTGCAATTATTTTTGCattcttgaaaatataaatgcaataaatttaaagattaatatttttaaaattatttaatagtttggctcaatatatcataaaattaGCATGTTGAAACATAACTTGAAGAATCTtcctatttattttgtttaatccCTTTACTTATGTTTCATATAGTTTTTCTACATCAGTGAAGTTTACTTCTCTTTCAAAAATGATGATGCCAAGAGACTTCTTATGATTCCAATAACACTCTTAATAGATATTATATGTTTGCTGGAGTTTAAAACTTCTAATTTAATgatcttatattatattttatattaaaaatatataatttaatgggatatatgttgtaataaattataataattgtgtaatatatttatcaattattatgattaaataaacaaGGTCAACATTACACATGAAAAAAGATTTGATTGATCACATCTTCTTGATAGTATTGATCTTCTATTgtgataattacatttaaatgTGGTTTACCtacaaagaaaattataaaattattaggaTTTTATTCATGTTACTAACAAATGAACTTCTTTCGGTcatcaaacaaatatttaattttaaagtaaatatgAACTCAAAATGCTACCtaatcaaaatccgaaaatgGCTTCcatagtgtaaaaaaaaaaaaacaaaaaaaaaaaaaaacaaattgaaagattattttaaaatttcagtaTTATACAAGACCAATTTAAGaggataaattttattttcttgagttACTCTTCCAATTATTAAgatctaaattattttaacactaaaaaaattcctaaaggattgAATTTGTGTTTATGAAAGTAAAcaacatttttaacataaaagaaaaaaaaaactcgagAGTAATGTGTCTAAGATTTTGAATAAATCAATACATGAAAGAAATATTtgtggaaaaagagaaaaacaacttcaaagtattgaaagttataaatataatttcagTTTTATACACCTTTATGCGTTTTGTAAGTGTTTGGATaggaaataaggataaaaaaaaatgtttgagggtatttatatatatatataaaatgttatattttatgtttataagAAGGTTATTTTTGTGAatatgtgtattttttttatttttaattaaataaccctaaaataaataataaaaaaaaataaatggagaaatttaAGCAAAAATAAGAGTGCAAGTTTTAACTCATAtgttgattgaaaaaaaaaattgtaaaacatCCACCAATAACTTATTACAATATGATTTATTATTACttatataaacatattataCAACTATTATTTGTCACTTTAATcatcttatattatatttaatattaaacatATAGAGTTTAATGAACGTgcaacatattattattattattattaaacgaAGAGAGTGGGTGTCCCACTTAATGAATGTGCAAACAACCCGTGTTAGGAATCAGTTGGATGGTGCCTACATTTTGTTTTTGCAGGAAATTGGAGAAATAATTACTTGAATGGTGGAACAATAGACACTCGGTTGATTTAGAGTATGACAGGAGGCTTGAATGGTGGGGTTCATGTCACTGATGTCTCAACTGCATCTAGAACAATGCTCATGAATCTCAAATCCCTTGATAGGGATAAACCCACATTAGATACCCTAACCATTCCTGCTGAAATTTTGCCCAAGATTGTTAGTAATTCTGAGATTATTGGAATGGTCGGAAAAGGATGGTACATTCTTGGGCTCCCAATTTTTGGATGCCTTGATGACCAGAATGCTACAATGCAGGGCCAAGCTTGCCGAAAAGGTGAGGCCAAAAGCACATATGGGACTCGGGCTTTCATACTTCTCAATACAGGTGAGGAGGTAATCAAGTCCAAACATGGGCTTCTAACCACTTTGGCATTTAAGCTTGGATGAGAAGCTCCAACCAACTATGCTCTAGAGGGCTCTGTTGCAATTGCGGGAGCTGCAGTTCAGCAGCTCAGAGACAGACTTGGTATGATAAGCATTGCAAGTAAGATAGAGGAATTAGCAGCAAAAGTTGATTCTTCGTGTGGGGtttatttggtttattatatatatatatataatgagatGATGCTAGAAGAGCAAATTGGTATTCAATGATACTAAGACATCCATCAAACAAGTggtgctaatttttttttcaagatttctCAAATAAACACAACATTATGTCTTCTCAGATTCTATCATGTTTTCTCCCATTATTCTTGTTTATATTGAAGAAGTTTTGGGCATTTTTGTTTGATGCATTCCAATGGTAGATAAACTTTGACTATCCAAATCATCTACCTTTTTGGTTtatattggaaaattttaaattaattattttactttaatatGTCTTAATAATTTAGTTTAATATACTCCAAACTTTCAATTTTGAGAAATCTCAATAGAACAAACTTGGGCCAAATGGCTATAGCATCACCATTCAGGTAGAGAAAATATTTAGAGGTTTCAACAAATAATTATaactcaattatattttaactcataattataattatgagtATTTATAGGAGCATGCGCATCCACCACCATGTGTTGCCCCGATAGAAGTGACACATAGAGCCATCTAGGGACCCAACTCAATGTGGGGTATTAAATATGACTAGATCCACAACATGATTACCTTAAAGCATGAACCGACTTCAAGGAATCACCGTTGAAAAAGCCTAACCCAAAACACATTGATGTAATGATCCAACCCCATAGTTAACCATGAAATGATTGGACTATAAAAATTTTACCATAATCATCATGGAAATGGCTAAGGTGTTAAAGAGATGCATAATGAAACCATTAATTGATACCACCATTGTCATCGATATCTTTCTGTAGACTATCAATAAAAGAACAACTATAAGAAGGGAGTCCCTCCAAGAACAAGGTACACACAATAATCTAATCATTGAAGAGAGGTTGGTTTAAGTAATCTCACTCTATTTCCTACATGTCTATTTGCTTTGCAAGTGACACTCGGTTCAATGTTATCAAAAGAAGGCCAAAAAAATATGGGACAATAATTgtaaagaaataacaaaaatataacacaaaaaatattagaaaagtaCAGCTAAATATTGCAACAAAATATATTGCCAAGATATTCAACTCATAAGAGGGTTACTTCAtactaaatattaaacaaacaagaaagctaaaaaaacccaaataatTCACACCAAAAGGGTCCACAAAATAAGCCCTAAATTAAGCTAGAGAAGGACATATTGATATTACTTCAAAAGGCCCAAGTTATAAATGAGCCCAAAAGACCCATACCAAGCAAATACCAAACATGGCCTCATGTACAAGCCTTAGGACCACCTTAAAAGCCCATGATCTCTATCCTCGTCTACCTCATATCCAAGCTAAGAGTAATGGATACATAAAATAGTACaatatttggtaattatatatatcataacAATTATTCCACTAGTAGACAAAAAGatgattattatttgtatcaCCAAATTTGGTTCTATGCCAGAAACAAGTAGTAgttaattatacaaatatcaTCCAAATTAAAAGCAtctaattatataaacatgctAATAACTTCGAAAAAGTATTAGAAGCAATATAATAGCaagattttttttacaattccCATACTATTCCAAACAAATTTAAGATGATAAATTAATTCttccttgaattatttttccaattatctagcatttctttcattttttttcctaatatgATCGTGAAATTACTGAAATGCTAAAAAAGgttgaaagtttgaatttgtCTATATAAAAGTAAACACTGTACTTAATAAAGTAACCTCAAAAGTAATGTACTTAAgatcttaaattaaaaaatataaaaaaatgaacacTGAAAATGCATACAAGGGATGCTGAAATTTAAGTAAAGATAAGGGTGCAAAATTTAGATCATAACAATTATTCCACTAGTAGACAAAAAGATGATTATTTTGTATCACCAAATTTGGTTCTATGCCAGAAACAAGTAGTAgttaattatacaaatatcaTCCAAATTAAAAGCatctaattatataaatatgctAATAACTTCGAAAAAGTATGACAAGCAAAGTGATAACAAGAATATATACATTCCTCAATAAAATTGAACCATCTTTGACGCCAATAAGGGTTGATGTAAAGGATGGTTGCAAATCCTAACAATATCATGatatatgatgtaacaaaagtTGCAAGGAAAACAACAAGATTGATATCATACCATTTTGCCTCACTTTCTTGAGAAGACTGTGATGGTGAATCTAGTGACTCAGTACTCGTGTTGCATTTCCTCTTTAACATTGGCCCACAAAGAAAAGGATTATCTTCATAGCTGCTTTCACCAAATGTCCCAAATTGTGCTTTCATATCTGGAACTCTACCAGAGATGTTGTTGTGAGCCACACTAAACACCTCTAAAAAATTGAGTCCAATCAACTCTAGAGGAATTTCTCCACTCAGTTTATTATAAGAAAGGTCTAAGCTCTCTATTTGGGAAAGATTGGAGAAACTCTTTGGAATGGAGCCCTTCAATTGATTATGAGATAAGTTCAATGTATGAATCAAACTTAGCATTCCAAGTTCATGGGGGATTTCACTAGTTAAGTTGTTACATGACAAGTCCAATCCAGACATGAAATTAAGGATATCACCTACGTAGGAGTCACGTCTGTTCTTGGTGACAAActcaacttcatctttttcttcatatgcAAAACTTGGGTATCGCCAATATTTCACCCAGTAACCTGGATATACAGTAAGAAAATTCCCTGCATACAAAGAATAATGGAATTGTCCAAACTCGTAGTACTCCTTTTTTGTCTCCCCAAATTGGATATGGCCAAAACATCTGGGAATTGGCCCTGAAAAAGAGTTATTTGAAAGATCCATCAAGCTTATTTCAGTCAAATGACAAAGATGATTTGGAATGAAACCACTTAAAAGGTTTCCTCTTAGCAAAAGAATCTTTAGCTTCAAAAGTGCAGAGATTGAATTGGGAATGCTTCCAAATAATCTGTTATCTCTGATATCCAAAGTCAATAGATATGAGGAATTGAGAAAATCTCTGGGTATTAATCCTATAAACATGTTCCCTTGCAAATGTAGATGCTCTAAGTACTTCATGCTCTTCAAAGAAGGAAGAGATCCTGAAAGAGCGTTTTGAGAAACATCAAGAAACTCCAAGCTCTGCAATTGAGAAATCTCAGGTGGTAATTTGCCTTTAAAACTATTGTTGCCCAACACCAGTGTAGTCAAATAGGTCATGTTACCTATCCAGTTTGGAATTTCACCTGACATGTAGTTGTTGCTCACATCCAACTCCCACAACCAAGAGCTTCTGGAGATTACATTTGACAAAGTTCCCGTGAATTGATTATTGCCCAAATACAAATACCGTAACCCAGTCAAGTTAAAGTCCCTTGAAAATATTTCaccatgaaatttattatttgataatttcaaaATCCACAAATCTTTTGTTGCAAGCAATTGCTTTGGTACTTCCCCCGAGAAACTATTAGTAGACAAGTCCAATGCCCATAAGGAACTCATTTCGGCTATTGAGGATGGGAGAATACCTTCAAAACCATTGTTGGATAAATTTAGATACATAATATTTGGAATCATATTTGGCACATTTTCTTGAAGTTGCCCATCCAACTTATTGTGTGAGATATCCAATAATTTAATATGGGTATTAGGTCTCAGGGGAAGTAGTTGGCCCATTAAAGAGTTATTCCTCAGGAATAGATATTCCAGTCTTGTATTGTTTTCAAGCAGCCAATTGGGGAAACTTCCTGTCAAGTTATTATGGGAGAGATCAACCACCATCAATTTGAATTGGTATTGAAGAAAACCAGGAAGGTCACCGGTGAGCTTACAGTAGGATAACACAAGAGTCTTCAACTGAAACAGGGGAACCCAACCAACTGGATATTCAGTTTCTACCTCAAATTTGTTGTAACCACTTCCAAGTATGACCACCTGAAGCTTGGAGTGATTAGAAAAAGAGCTGAAAGAGAATGAATCTTCAAAAAGATTATGACTGAGATCGATGTACTCCAGGGATGTGAGATTAGCTAACAGAGAGGAAGAGGCATTTCCGGAGAATAGGTTGGAAGAGAGATCCAATAACCTCAGAGATGTCAAATTATTCAAACATGGAGGAAGAATCCCATGGAAGAAGTTGGAATTAAGATCCAACTCTTGCAGCTTGTTCAATTGGCACAAGCCTACAAAAGAGAATAAGACATGTAACTAATCATATCCTTGACATGTCTTTGACTCCAAACTTACAAGAAGTTATTACTCACTGTTAATGAGGTTTTCATAAATTAAGAGGcttatatgaattaaaaataatgtttttcatTAAGTACTAAAAATTAGTAGACATCACTTAATTACCATAAAGaacaacatattaaaaaaaaattgttgaatatgATCTTCTTAAATGacaatctttaaataatattaaaaaaattgtagagtATGATATTCTTAAACATCAACAAACtaatatttaagatttttttttaaaataataaatct from Vitis vinifera cultivar Pinot Noir 40024 chromosome 9, ASM3070453v1 includes these protein-coding regions:
- the LOC132254285 gene encoding glycerol kinase-like, producing the protein MTGGLNGGVHVTDVSTASRTMLMNLKSLDRDKPTLDTLTIPAEILPKIVSNSEIIGMVGKGWYILGLPIFGCLDDQNATMQGQACRKGEAKSTYGTRAFILLNTAPTNYALEGSVAIAGAAVQQLRDRLGMISIANALSTSCSSKKEEILKERFEKHQETPSSAIEKSQVLLLTSNSHNQELLEITFDKVPVN